From Spiroplasma endosymbiont of Amphimallon solstitiale:
AATAATTACACCAAAAGTAGCAATAGAAGTCATAATAATAAAACCTTTGATAGCACGAGTTCCAAATCAGAAAATAGTTAAATTAACAATTAAAATAATAGCGCTACAATCTAATGAAGAGGATAATGTTTTCTTATTTGCTGATTTAAAAGCACTAATCAAAGTTTTACCTTGCATATATTCATTTTTAAAACGTTCCAACAAATTAATAATCGTATCTAATAATAATGCAAAACCAATAATTAAAGCAATTACGCTTTCAGGAGCAATTATACCATTAATGAAAACAAAACTAACAATAGTAAATAATAAAAATAATGATATTATAATTAGAACAATAACTCCTAACATACGATAATAAAACAGAACAATAGTCATAAGAACAAAGGTAACTAATATAATAATAACAACTGCAATTTTTAAAGATGTTGCACCTAGCGTTGGACTAACATTAGCATAAGATAACATAGTAAAATTATTTTTTGACAATCCTGATGTTAAAACACTTTTCATTTGTTCAACTGTTTCAAGATTAAAAGTATCTGAATTAATTAAAATACTATTGCTAGTTACTTTAACTTCACCAACTCAATATGGAATATAACGATAATCAATAACATCTTCATGTAAAATATCTGAAACATCTGGTAAACGTAGTAAATCTTTAATATAAGGCAATCATGCATTCATAGGTGAACCAACAATAGGAGAAGCAAAAGGATCAAAACGATTAGCAGGATCATATGTATTTTTTTCATCATTAGTATCAACAGAAAGACTATGAACTGAACCTAAATTATCAGAATAAATTCAATTAATACCAAATTGACCATTTTGATTAGGATTTAATAGTCGTGCTAAAGTAGGGTCTTGTGCTTTAGCTCTAGCTAAAATATCAGTACCTTTACCAAGACCTGGTGTATTATTATCTAATAATGATGTTAATGATGCTTTAATCTTACCATCAGTATCATTTTTAAGATTATCAATTATAAAAGCAAGGGAGCGAATACCCTCCATACTACTTCGAATATAATCAAATAACTGACCAATATCTGAATAAATATAAAATGTATTTTCTTTGGCAGAAGTAAGTTCTTTTAAAACTGAATCATTTTTAACATCAAAAACAAGTTCTGGGCGATGAGTAACAGAATTATTAACAGCTTTAATAGCAGAAAAAACATCACTAGTTAATAATCTTTTATCTCTTTTTGTTCAAGTAGTAGCTTTGTCATCTTTCTTTTCGGTTGCTAATAAGTCATTACCATCTTTATCAACAATATAAGAATAACCACGTCGTGATACACTGTGAACAAAAGTAGAAATATCAACTCCCGCATCTTTACTCAACGCTAAATTATACTTATTATGATTACTGCTAGTAATGCTTTCAATATAAACGTTACTAGTACCTAAAGGATCAACTCTGTCTTTTAATAAATTAATAACATCTTTTTGTTTACCTTTACCCTCATATTGAACTTGTGTTTGATAACCACCAGCAAACTCAATACTTAATTTACTATTATTTTCAACATATTTAGCACTAAACACTACTGAAATTATTATTGCAGAAACAATAATTATTAAACTAAAAATTCTTAAAAAAAATCCAAGATTTTTAGTTTTTCTTGTCCTAGAAGAAGTGTTCATATTTCTTCACTCCTAAATCATTTTATTTGTATAAACATAGATTGTATATTATTTAAGCACTATATAAGAATACCAACATTCGTTATAAATAACAATTGTTTTACAGTAATATCAAAAATAATTATTTTCTAAATAAAATTATATTATTATTAATATACTCTTTACCAATAATTGTTATTTTACGACCCTTAGTTGTCTTAGTAATTAAACCACAATGAATAAGTCAAGGTTCATAATGAATTTCAAGATTTTTTCTTTCTTCATTCAAAAGTTGACAAATAGTTTCAATACTCAAACTTTTATCTAAATTTACATTATTAAACAATGCTAAATATGCCAATTGTAAACTATTTAAACCTAAAGGATAAATTTGCAAAAAAAATAAAATTTGCAAAATATTAGTTTCATTTAAATCTACATTCATAACAACGCAATAATTATACAATTGTTTAATGATGTTAATAATGAGTCGCGGAATATTACTTTAATTTTGTAGAAAAGTAATGATACATGATAAAGTGTTATTTTTAGAGAATTTTTACACTAAATAATGTTACTTTTAACAAATTTTTAATTAAAAATAATATTTTAAGTGTAAATTGATGAATAATTTTTGGTCATCCATACTTTTCTACATAATTAAAAGAATATTACGACAATGATTAGCAATAATATTTATTATATTATTTTCTAATTTTGAATTTAAACTTAAAGAAACTTGTGAAATAATACTTTTAATATCCTGATAATTATAATCAGATAATTGTAAAATATTAGGAATACGACTTATCAACGCTTTAGTTAAGATTCCTACTTTATTAGTAGCACCAATAAATGTAAAAGAGGGTAAATTAATTTTACAATTCAGGTATTATAATCTTTACCAATCATAATATTAATAAAATTACCTTCTAATGCAGAATATAATACTTCTAATATTTCATAGTTAACAACATGAATTTCATCAATAAAAACTATATCAGATTGTTTGATATTTGCTAAAATACTAATAATATCGCTAGTTTTATTAATGCTTGTTCCTTCTAAACTATGAAAATTTACTTGCAATTCTTCTGCTATTAATCGTGCAATAGTTGTTTTTCCAATACCAGGAGGACCAATTAATAAAATATGACTTAAAGCAATATTTTGAATTTTACTACCTTTGATTAAAATTAGAATACGTTCAATAACATTATTTTGTCCAACAAAATTATTAAAACTACTAATACCCATATTTTATTTCCTTAATAGCTAATGCAATAATTTCTTTTAATTATGTAGAAAAGTATGGATGACCAAAAATTATTCATCAATTTACACTTAAAATATTATTTTTAATTAAAAATTTGTTAAAAGTAACATTATTTAGTGTAAAAATTCTCTAAAAATAACACTTTATCATGTATCATTACTTTTCTACAAAATTAAAAATAATTTCTTCAACTTCCAAATCTCAATTAATATTTCTTAATAAAAAATTATTAATTACTATTGAACTAAAACCTAATTTTAATAATGTATCAAATACTAAATCTGATTTTTCATTTTGACTAGTTGTTAAATTACTTACTACTTTAATATGATTACTAAAATAATTAATAATATTATTAGCAATTTTATGAGTTATACCTTTACACTGTTGCAATATCTTATAATCTTGTTTGCTTATAGCCAACTTAATACTATCAAGTGATAGTTGATTTAATAATCTTAAAGCAGTTTTTGGTCCAATATTACTAATATTAAGTAAATGAATAAAAAAGGTTTTTATTGGTTTTGATACAAACCCAAAAAATTGTTCATAAGTTGGTTTTTGATGAAAATAAACATAAATTTTCACTTTAATATTTAATGGTAATGTTTGTAAATTAACACCTTCAATAATATATCCATGATCATTACATTCAAAAATAATTTTATTTTCATAAAATTCTTTAATAATACCTAAAAATATTCATCCATGACTTATTCCTCCTTTTCTATTCTTACTATTAATTAGATGAAAAAGAAAAATAAACCTTTTTATTTTTTAAAATTATGTTCAATTGAAAGCACATCATCATCATTTTCAATTGTTTCTAACAATATATCAATTAATTTAATTTGTTGTTGATCAGTAATGATAATCAATTCATGGGGAATATTAACAATTTCATTAGTAATAAAATCATTAATATTATTTTTTTCTAATAAATTAGTTACGGCATTTAACTGTTTAGAATTAACTTCAATATCAATGATATCTTCATTTTTTTCAATATTAAAAATTTCAAAATCAATTATTAACTCCAATATTTCTTCAACTGATAATAAACTTGAAAATTGAATTACCCCCGTTGTTTGAAATAAATATTGAACAGAATTAGTAGCAGCTAAATGACCACCCAATTTATTAAAATAACTTCGAATATTACTTGCAGTTCGATTTTTATTATCAGTTAAACAATGAATAATTATGGCAATATTACTTGGTCCATATCCTTCATAAGTGACTGCTTCATAATTAGTTGTTTCATTTTTATTACTAGCTTTATTAATAGCACGATTAATATTATCCTTTGGCATATTTATACGTCGTGCTTTTTCTAACATTAATTTCAATCGCGGATTATTTTCAACATTTGCACCACCTAATTTAACAGAAACATAAATTTTTCTTGATAATTTTTGAAAAATTTTACCACGTTTGTTATCTTGGACATCTTTACGATGTTTAATATTTGCATATTGCGAATGTCCAGCCATATTCTCATTCCTTTATTTTTTTCTTGTTCATTTCGGAGCTTGCGGTACAGGTATTCTTTTGTGTGCACTATTCTGATGCATAAATTCAATTTTATTAATTACTGATGATGGTATTAATGATTTATTTCCTAGTAAATATTGATCTAATTGTTCATACTTAAATTGCATTTCCATTTCATCAGTTTGTCCATCTCATAAACCAGCAGTTGGCTTACGAATAATGATCTCTTCACTAACTTTTAATATCTTTGCTGCAGCAAAAACATCTTTTTTTAACAAATGAATAATTGGTAATAAATCAACACCACCATCACCATATTTAGTAAAATAACCAATGTGTCATTCATCACTATTATCTGTTCCTACAACTAAATAATTATGATTTTGTGCATATGCATAAAGAGTATTCATTCTTAATCTAGCTTTTAAATTGCCTAAAATTAATTTTGATTTTTCTATATTAATTTCAGTTTCTAATGTTTTTTTAAAACTTAAAAAAACATTATTTAAATTAACTACTTTGGCATTTAATTTATGAATATTAACTAAATTATTTGCATATTCTAAATCAATATCTGGTGAAAAACAAGGCATAATTAATGCTAAATGATCATTAGGAAAAGCTTTTTTAATCAATAATGCTACTACTGCTGAGTCAACACCACCACTTAAACCAACAATTAAACCTTTGGCATTTGCTTTTTTTACTTCACTTTGTAAAAATTTAATAATTTCATCTAAATATTGTTCTAAATTCATAATTATTCACTCTCTTTTATTTCTTCAGACATTTCAAAAATATTGTTATAATGTCCAGCAATTTTATTATGGGTTTTATCTAAAGTTTCAATGGCTTTATTAGTTGTATCAAAACCAGCCTTAACTTTTTCTCATCTATCAACCCAACGATCAAAATCATCTTTGAATAAACGTAATTTTTTTGCCATTTTTTCTAAATTTTTATTAAAATCAATGTCTTTACGATTTTTATCAACTGTAAACAAAACAGCAGATAAAGTAGTAGGAGAGGTAATTCAAACACGTTTCTTAAAAGCATATTCAACAATATCATCAGCAAATTGTGCGTAAATAAAAGCAAATATTTCTTCAGAAGGAATAAACATTACTGCGCTAGAAATCTTATTTTTAATATTAATATATTTTCCAACTTCATCAATTCGTTTACGAATATCATTACGAAAATCTTTTAAATAATTTTCTTTAACTTTAATATCTTCACTTACTAAATACCTTTGATAGTTATCAATTGAAAACTTTGAATCAATAGCAATTCCTTCTTTTTCAGAATCTGTTTTTACATAGGCATCAACAACTTTGCCATCAATTGTTTTATATTGTCGTTCTCATAATTTTTGATTTGAACCCAACATATTAGTCAAAATTTTTTCTAAAACAAATTCACCAACATTACCACGTTTTTTAGTATTAATAAAAACTTCTTGTAAACTTTGAATATTATCATTAATTTTTCCTAAAACAGTTGATGATTCTTGTAACTTTGCTAAATCTTTAATAACATCTACTACTTGTCTTTGAATGACATCAGCATTGCGTTTATAATCATCTTCTTTTTTATCTAAATTTTTTTGAAAATTATCAATATTACTCATTAAATTAATTAATTTTTCGGTTTTATCACGATCCGAACCATTTCATGATGTTTTAAAATCATTTAATTGTTCTTTTAAAGTTTCTACTTGCATTTTTAAAAAATCTTGTGCAATTGGGTCGCTAGTAACCTTCTCACTTTTTTTAATTTGC
This genomic window contains:
- a CDS encoding YebC/PmpR family DNA-binding transcriptional regulator, with the protein product MAGHSQYANIKHRKDVQDNKRGKIFQKLSRKIYVSVKLGGANVENNPRLKLMLEKARRINMPKDNINRAINKASNKNETTNYEAVTYEGYGPSNIAIIIHCLTDNKNRTASNIRSYFNKLGGHLAATNSVQYLFQTTGVIQFSSLLSVEEILELIIDFEIFNIEKNEDIIDIEVNSKQLNAVTNLLEKNNINDFITNEIVNIPHELIIITDQQQIKLIDILLETIENDDDVLSIEHNFKK
- the secDF gene encoding protein translocase subunit SecDF, which gives rise to MNTSSRTRKTKNLGFFLRIFSLIIIVSAIIISVVFSAKYVENNSKLSIEFAGGYQTQVQYEGKGKQKDVINLLKDRVDPLGTSNVYIESITSSNHNKYNLALSKDAGVDISTFVHSVSRRGYSYIVDKDGNDLLATEKKDDKATTWTKRDKRLLTSDVFSAIKAVNNSVTHRPELVFDVKNDSVLKELTSAKENTFYIYSDIGQLFDYIRSSMEGIRSLAFIIDNLKNDTDGKIKASLTSLLDNNTPGLGKGTDILARAKAQDPTLARLLNPNQNGQFGINWIYSDNLGSVHSLSVDTNDEKNTYDPANRFDPFASPIVGSPMNAWLPYIKDLLRLPDVSDILHEDVIDYRYIPYWVGEVKVTSNSILINSDTFNLETVEQMKSVLTSGLSKNNFTMLSYANVSPTLGATSLKIAVVIIILVTFVLMTIVLFYYRMLGVIVLIIISLFLLFTIVSFVFINGIIAPESVIALIIGFALLLDTIINLLERFKNEYMQGKTLISAFKSANKKTLSSSLDCSAIILIVNLTIFWFGTRAIKGFIIMTSIATFGVIIFGIILLRLMLWTLLRNNWLENKPQLLGTNNISRKRTIVLNNLIDTNNIKTDDKKIKKQLISEKCQLQINYKNKVKELIKKFKVDKQQLKKEHSKSRSVYKSKVKDLKLNLSQEINKLKQELINALKPLKIQIVKTKDKKILVNFKNVFSKLKISNWNYFHKLTKWILSGSAVIVLASGITYGVIGSNFGSGFDQRTDFVGMGTITQDPSDPSYNIIKEAELAKDFISKEIQNNSQFSKYFKNINFSLIAGGEGKPYQFKIIVQTTVNSQSMQQRFKNFLGEITRNWKQESILQWGEIDLVVAKSGVDLLVNMIISIALSFIVILIYIIIRFQLTYVIPLILAIIFSLLMTLAIISIFQIVISTSIVGILLGVMILTIISIMSIFDNIREIKINNNQTQVISTEEIIEISNKSVQKALPRTLVINGVVLITSVIVMFIIPSFWIVSLSLLIGCIVSLVSSYFIAPFIWTYFEKWRVYRYKKRINKIKKHFIGADEYVIKGINE
- a CDS encoding Holliday junction DNA helicase RuvB C-terminal domain-containing protein; its protein translation is MYNYCVVMNVDLNETNILQILFFLQIYPLGLNSLQLAYLALFNNVNLDKSLSIETICQLLNEERKNLEIHYEPWLIHCGLITKTTKGRKITIIGKEYINNNIILFRK
- the nadE gene encoding NAD(+) synthase — protein: MNLEQYLDEIIKFLQSEVKKANAKGLIVGLSGGVDSAVVALLIKKAFPNDHLALIMPCFSPDIDLEYANNLVNIHKLNAKVVNLNNVFLSFKKTLETEINIEKSKLILGNLKARLRMNTLYAYAQNHNYLVVGTDNSDEWHIGYFTKYGDGGVDLLPIIHLLKKDVFAAAKILKVSEEIIIRKPTAGLWDGQTDEMEMQFKYEQLDQYLLGNKSLIPSSVINKIEFMHQNSAHKRIPVPQAPKWTRKK
- a CDS encoding DNA recombination protein RmuC codes for the protein MDIVISLLVVILIISSIGGLIIYMQIKKSEKVTSDPIAQDFLKMQVETLKEQLNDFKTSWNGSDRDKTEKLINLMSNIDNFQKNLDKKEDDYKRNADVIQRQVVDVIKDLAKLQESSTVLGKINDNIQSLQEVFINTKKRGNVGEFVLEKILTNMLGSNQKLWERQYKTIDGKVVDAYVKTDSEKEGIAIDSKFSIDNYQRYLVSEDIKVKENYLKDFRNDIRKRIDEVGKYINIKNKISSAVMFIPSEEIFAFIYAQFADDIVEYAFKKRVWITSPTTLSAVLFTVDKNRKDIDFNKNLEKMAKKLRLFKDDFDRWVDRWEKVKAGFDTTNKAIETLDKTHNKIAGHYNNIFEMSEEIKESE
- a CDS encoding AAA family ATPase produces the protein MGISSFNNFVGQNNVIERILILIKGSKIQNIALSHILLIGPPGIGKTTIARLIAEELQVNFHSLEGTSINKTSDIISILANIKQSDIVFIDEIHVVNYEILEVLYSALEGNFINIMIGKDYNTWIVKLIYPLLHLLVLLIK
- the ruvA gene encoding Holliday junction branch migration protein RuvA is translated as MKRFIFLFHLINSKNRKGGISHGWIFLGIIKEFYENKIIFECNDHGYIIEGVNLQTLPLNIKVKIYVYFHQKPTYEQFFGFVSKPIKTFFIHLLNISNIGPKTALRLLNQLSLDSIKLAISKQDYKILQQCKGITHKIANNIINYFSNHIKVVSNLTTSQNEKSDLVFDTLLKLGFSSIVINNFLLRNINWDLEVEEIIFNFVEK